In Salmonella enterica subsp. enterica serovar Typhimurium str. LT2, a single window of DNA contains:
- a CDS encoding putative periplasmic protein, which yields MPLLEARHLALLLLGLDASQPANALPEEHQENYRILHDAISRTIKATGMVSAPANKRMFYADEMFALAWRLIDDELTPSEVKDRSLKAVMKLSRNSRGRKWLKTLGDDALPDLTASTQPSLRGMHKRDKARENTARLCWLLVQLLVEETDGRYGTSDKPASDQILRKLKTLAKEQELPSDGLGRGTFYEVLKMEREK from the coding sequence ATGCCGCTTCTGGAAGCGCGGCATCTCGCCCTTCTGCTTCTAGGCCTCGATGCTTCCCAACCTGCAAACGCCCTGCCGGAAGAACATCAGGAAAACTACCGTATCCTGCACGACGCCATCAGCCGGACCATTAAGGCAACAGGCATGGTCAGTGCCCCGGCGAACAAGCGCATGTTCTATGCCGATGAGATGTTTGCCCTGGCCTGGCGGCTTATTGATGACGAACTGACGCCGTCAGAAGTAAAAGACCGTAGCCTGAAGGCGGTGATGAAACTGTCGCGTAATAGCCGTGGCCGCAAGTGGCTGAAGACGCTCGGCGACGACGCACTACCGGATCTCACGGCTTCAACACAACCTTCCCTGCGTGGAATGCATAAGCGCGACAAAGCACGGGAGAATACTGCCCGACTCTGCTGGCTGCTGGTTCAGCTTCTGGTTGAGGAGACTGATGGGCGTTATGGGACGTCGGATAAACCGGCTTCTGACCAGATACTTCGAAAGCTGAAGACGCTGGCTAAGGAACAGGAATTGCCGTCGGATGGGCTTGGACGGGGGACATTTTATGAGGTGTTGAAGATGGAAAGAGAAAAGTGA
- a CDS encoding putative cytoplasmic protein — protein MVNYPYFSVNVLSGSINFVENDKVKLGRNDKCWCKSGLKYKKCHLDRDREMPVSKAEALKFSKSNSQRKACYAPASMHEDCDKRIVQAHTLSKSSSLKAIADSSNHVMGVVMNLPSLIKNNGRWVPEKIGINQASTFTGFCAVHDRILFSCLENEKFTGTDEQCFALMFRSLSKEIYAKEGGRRSSDFAKNADKGKLQAEQVYIQEFVSLHQSGLNAAITELNNLKTSLDRILLNRQFSEIESVVFTFSEPLPIAVSSILSPERDFDGTKIQDLNDLTVSAEQVCFNAFSSEGKGYVVFSWLGTSAIIRRFVRSLIKVQTDRIFNTLLYFFFTKAENTYSSPEWWDSLSDKQRENIGNMIMSGVDFFDNSTLRVDHSVDYNSAALAEIRYSNSEISS, from the coding sequence GTGGTAAATTACCCCTATTTTTCAGTGAATGTTTTGTCAGGGAGTATTAATTTCGTGGAAAACGATAAGGTGAAGTTAGGAAGAAATGATAAATGCTGGTGCAAATCAGGACTTAAGTATAAAAAATGCCATCTCGATCGAGACCGTGAAATGCCGGTATCTAAAGCCGAAGCCCTGAAATTTTCAAAGTCTAATTCGCAGAGAAAGGCGTGTTATGCACCAGCATCCATGCACGAAGATTGTGACAAACGTATCGTTCAGGCGCACACGCTTTCTAAGAGCAGTAGCCTTAAGGCGATCGCCGACTCTAGTAATCATGTTATGGGAGTGGTAATGAACCTGCCGAGCCTGATAAAAAACAACGGAAGATGGGTTCCAGAGAAGATTGGTATCAATCAGGCATCCACTTTTACCGGATTTTGTGCAGTTCATGACAGAATATTATTTTCATGTCTAGAGAACGAAAAATTTACAGGCACGGATGAGCAGTGTTTTGCCCTAATGTTTCGTTCGTTATCTAAAGAAATTTACGCCAAGGAGGGGGGAAGACGGTCTTCCGATTTTGCTAAAAATGCCGATAAAGGAAAGTTACAGGCCGAACAAGTCTATATTCAGGAATTTGTCAGCCTGCATCAAAGCGGTTTGAATGCAGCAATAACTGAACTAAATAATCTTAAAACTAGCCTCGACCGCATTCTGCTTAACAGACAGTTTTCAGAAATTGAAAGTGTTGTCTTCACGTTTTCAGAACCATTACCCATTGCGGTTTCGTCAATTCTTTCACCGGAGAGGGATTTTGATGGGACCAAAATTCAGGATTTGAACGATCTTACCGTGTCGGCGGAACAGGTCTGCTTCAATGCTTTTTCCAGCGAAGGTAAGGGATATGTAGTGTTCAGTTGGCTGGGAACTTCAGCAATTATCAGACGTTTTGTGCGATCACTAATTAAGGTTCAAACTGACAGGATTTTCAACACCCTCCTGTATTTTTTCTTCACAAAAGCTGAAAATACATACTCATCTCCTGAGTGGTGGGACAGCCTCAGTGACAAACAGCGAGAGAATATCGGCAATATGATTATGTCGGGTGTTGACTTTTTTGATAATTCTACATTACGCGTCGATCATTCAGTTGATTATAACTCTGCTGCGCTTGCAGAGATAAGATACAGCAACAGCGAGATTTCCAGTTGA
- a CDS encoding putative cytoplasmic protein, whose amino-acid sequence MQGLTMDDISLSIARNMFHLQVYESDGVRFEDLFSKIMYYKSPDFQQVKPYGNIGDRKNDGFIKGQGVYYQVYAPEDASNNVLAAVNKIKDDFEGLRDYWHDICPIKKYYFVLNDKYKGSLPQLHKELIVLQSDFNLIDTGVIVAKDLERELFNLPDDMIRSVVGHLPDIDHEEYMFVSGFTCFISAWINFEKIARHKVFSAKQPNRPLFIGKVVNALVKNKIISRQDATFIKKITEVRNSLVHGVSMLVPKKNEIDMLIFITEKIKPAGVCRLD is encoded by the coding sequence ATGCAAGGTTTGACTATGGATGATATCTCATTATCTATTGCTAGAAACATGTTTCATCTCCAAGTCTATGAGTCTGACGGAGTTCGCTTTGAGGACTTGTTTTCAAAAATAATGTACTATAAGTCGCCAGATTTTCAGCAGGTGAAGCCTTATGGAAATATTGGAGACAGAAAGAATGATGGTTTTATTAAGGGGCAGGGGGTATATTATCAGGTGTATGCACCAGAAGATGCATCTAATAATGTACTAGCTGCTGTTAATAAAATAAAAGATGATTTTGAAGGGTTAAGGGATTACTGGCATGATATATGTCCTATTAAAAAATATTACTTTGTCTTAAATGATAAATATAAGGGTTCCTTACCGCAGTTGCACAAGGAATTAATTGTTTTGCAAAGTGATTTTAACTTAATTGATACTGGAGTTATTGTAGCGAAAGATCTTGAACGTGAACTTTTCAACTTACCAGATGACATGATTCGTTCAGTTGTTGGGCACCTGCCAGACATTGATCATGAAGAATATATGTTTGTATCTGGCTTTACTTGTTTCATCTCTGCTTGGATTAATTTTGAAAAAATTGCAAGGCATAAGGTTTTTTCGGCTAAACAACCTAATCGCCCTCTTTTTATAGGGAAAGTAGTCAATGCTTTAGTAAAAAACAAAATAATTTCTAGGCAAGATGCAACTTTTATTAAAAAAATTACTGAGGTTAGAAATAGTCTTGTACATGGGGTTTCGATGTTAGTCCCTAAGAAGAATGAAATCGATATGTTAATTTTCATTACTGAAAAAATAAAACCAGCTGGTGTATGTAGGCTAGATTAA
- a CDS encoding putative cytoplasmic protein produces the protein MKIRADSNDAFPESGNVRMRQVVQFLAMSESSVYRLIKDTDFPRPVHLSSRLVVFDAAEIRQWQQRRTVIR, from the coding sequence ATGAAAATCCGTGCTGACAGTAACGATGCTTTTCCCGAAAGCGGCAACGTGCGTATGCGGCAGGTGGTCCAGTTTCTGGCGATGAGTGAATCATCGGTTTACCGCCTGATTAAAGACACCGACTTTCCCCGCCCCGTCCACCTCTCTTCCCGACTGGTGGTCTTCGATGCTGCGGAAATCCGTCAGTGGCAACAGCGCCGCACCGTCATCCGTTAA